From a single Pyxidicoccus xibeiensis genomic region:
- a CDS encoding tetratricopeptide repeat protein: MKRLGSVGLILGVLALGPVGCKDEKAEAAKSHRIRGTDHLSKKEYDKATAEYALSLQADPTQEKVWEKKAFAHLQLGQMKEAEEAVLKILAMKATPAEKAETYRTLASMHMTGGTTEDAERNFNKALEIDPKDEASLGWIAEIYAQRGGARSMTAAIVKADLEKSLNYYDQVLAINSNSANTYLNKRVVMGRLMEYERQQKEMALSEAAENAKDKAVVDEANARAAEHQKRMDEFQVQFAEMTKKFSEAQKAAKTGGAQPATATNKP; encoded by the coding sequence ATGAAGCGACTGGGAAGCGTCGGTCTGATTCTCGGAGTTCTCGCCCTGGGTCCCGTGGGATGTAAGGACGAGAAGGCGGAGGCCGCGAAGTCGCATCGCATCCGCGGCACCGACCACCTCAGCAAGAAGGAGTACGACAAGGCCACCGCCGAGTATGCCCTGTCGCTCCAGGCGGATCCCACGCAGGAGAAGGTCTGGGAGAAGAAGGCCTTCGCCCACCTCCAGCTCGGTCAGATGAAGGAGGCCGAGGAGGCCGTCCTGAAGATCCTGGCGATGAAGGCCACGCCGGCGGAGAAGGCCGAGACGTACCGGACGCTGGCCAGCATGCACATGACGGGCGGCACCACCGAGGATGCCGAGCGCAACTTCAACAAGGCGCTGGAGATCGACCCGAAGGACGAGGCCTCGCTGGGGTGGATCGCGGAGATCTACGCGCAGCGCGGCGGCGCCCGTTCCATGACGGCGGCCATCGTCAAGGCGGACCTGGAGAAGTCGCTCAACTATTACGACCAGGTCCTGGCCATCAACTCCAACTCCGCCAACACGTACCTCAACAAGCGCGTGGTGATGGGCCGCCTCATGGAGTACGAGCGCCAGCAGAAGGAGATGGCGCTGTCCGAGGCCGCGGAGAACGCCAAGGACAAGGCCGTCGTCGACGAGGCCAACGCCCGCGCCGCGGAGCACCAGAAGCGCATGGACGAGTTCCAGGTGCAGTTCGCGGAGATGACCAAGAAGTTCAGCGAGGCCCAGAAGGCCGCGAAGACCGGCGGCGCCCAGCCGGCCACGGCGACCAACAAGCCGTAG
- a CDS encoding alkaline phosphatase D family protein has translation MPVLPRRTVLQGLVVAAAGCAAPSATRAPAPRPGPGLPLGAQLGDARAGAVTVWGKADRASRLVVEWSEDPRLLKGVRRVEGPALTGASDFTGVVDLTGLPAGRELHVRVLAEDGGRAGEAWQGRFLTAPDAARDVHFAWSADVCGQGWGINPEWGGYRGYAAVRALRPDFFLHVGDAIYADNPLLPEVRLPDGRVWKNHVTPAKSKVAETLDELRGNFAYNLLDEHLRAFVKEVPIAYQWDDHEVRNNWYPGRSLAADPRYTQVSDEGVLGARARQAFFDYAPVGGAARAEGRIHRQLAYGPHLDVFIPDVRAFRGPNTTNRQERPGPETTFLGRAQLDGLKAALAASTATWKVIATSMPLGLIVADGKHEDGHHMEAWANGPGAPLGRELELAELLSFLKARKVRNVLFLTADVHYPAAHHYHPDRARFRDFDPFWEFVAGPLHAGTFGPNPLDETFGPEVRWHRPGTVMNAAPWDGQQYFGSVRIAGKTGALTVALHDLTGAALHQVELEPLS, from the coding sequence ATGCCTGTGCTTCCCCGCCGCACCGTGCTCCAGGGGCTCGTGGTCGCCGCCGCCGGCTGCGCGGCTCCGTCCGCGACCCGCGCGCCCGCACCTCGCCCCGGGCCGGGACTGCCGCTGGGGGCCCAGCTGGGAGACGCCCGTGCCGGGGCCGTCACGGTGTGGGGGAAGGCGGACCGGGCCTCGCGGCTGGTGGTGGAGTGGAGCGAGGACCCCCGGCTCCTGAAGGGCGTGCGTCGCGTGGAGGGCCCGGCGCTGACGGGTGCGTCGGACTTCACCGGCGTGGTGGACCTCACGGGACTGCCCGCCGGGCGCGAGCTCCACGTGCGGGTGCTCGCGGAGGACGGTGGCCGCGCGGGCGAGGCGTGGCAGGGGCGCTTCCTCACGGCGCCGGACGCGGCGAGGGACGTGCACTTCGCCTGGAGCGCGGACGTGTGCGGGCAGGGGTGGGGCATCAACCCGGAGTGGGGTGGGTACCGGGGCTACGCGGCCGTGCGTGCGCTGCGCCCCGACTTCTTCCTGCACGTGGGGGACGCCATCTACGCGGACAACCCGCTGCTGCCCGAGGTGCGCCTGCCGGATGGCCGCGTGTGGAAGAACCATGTCACCCCCGCGAAGTCGAAGGTGGCGGAGACGCTGGACGAGCTGCGCGGCAACTTCGCCTACAACCTGCTGGACGAGCACCTGCGCGCCTTCGTGAAGGAGGTGCCCATCGCGTACCAGTGGGATGACCACGAGGTGCGCAACAACTGGTACCCGGGCCGCAGCCTCGCGGCGGACCCGCGCTACACGCAGGTCTCGGACGAGGGCGTGCTGGGGGCGCGGGCCCGGCAGGCGTTCTTCGACTACGCCCCCGTGGGCGGTGCGGCGCGCGCCGAGGGGCGCATCCACCGGCAGCTCGCGTATGGGCCGCACCTGGACGTGTTCATCCCGGACGTGCGCGCCTTCCGGGGGCCGAACACGACGAACCGTCAGGAGCGCCCCGGGCCGGAGACGACCTTCCTGGGCCGCGCGCAGCTGGACGGACTGAAGGCGGCCCTGGCCGCGTCCACCGCGACGTGGAAGGTGATTGCCACCAGCATGCCGCTGGGGCTGATTGTCGCGGACGGCAAGCACGAGGACGGCCACCACATGGAGGCGTGGGCCAACGGCCCTGGCGCGCCCCTGGGACGCGAGCTGGAGCTGGCCGAGCTGCTGTCGTTCCTCAAGGCGCGCAAGGTGCGCAACGTGCTCTTCCTCACGGCGGACGTGCACTACCCGGCCGCGCACCACTACCACCCGGACCGCGCGCGCTTCCGCGACTTCGACCCGTTCTGGGAGTTCGTCGCGGGGCCGCTGCACGCGGGCACCTTCGGCCCCAACCCGCTGGATGAGACGTTTGGCCCGGAGGTGCGCTGGCACCGTCCCGGCACTGTGATGAACGCTGCGCCCTGGGATGGGCAGCAATACTTCGGGAGCGTGCGCATCGCCGGGAAGACGGGCGCCCTCACGGTGGCGCTCCACGACCTCACCGGCGCGGCGCTGCACCAGGTGGAGCTGGAGCCCCTGTCATGA
- a CDS encoding metallophosphoesterase, whose translation MPFRLFSFSLLIGLGAVLGHLYLYRRLVRQLLHGRLPRFLAIGVFVLMTGVLGFRRTLLDALPEGIAGTVTMATYTWMGVALCLVIALLTLDVGRGLVAVVRRLRARPAAAAAEVPREPSEPPAVDEERRRFLGQALAGGAFVAGGGLAAYGSWRAFSPPLVTELAVKIPKLPKALDGLSIVQLTDIHVGHFIQQRYMDALVQQTNALRPDLVAITGDLVDGDVHSLGGFVSSLGRLKSRFGSYFVTGNHDYYSGDDEWTAFLQSLGIQVLRNRHVSIGDAGGSFDLVGVDDWSGGRRRNKKGYDLNLALQGRDPDRASVLLAHQPANFKVAAERGVDLQVSGHTHGGQLAPMTLFIGLAWEHSAGLYRHADSHIYVSRGCGFWGPPMRVGSPPEIVKLVLTA comes from the coding sequence ATGCCGTTCCGCCTCTTCTCCTTCTCTCTGCTCATCGGGCTCGGTGCCGTGCTGGGCCACCTCTACCTCTACCGGAGGCTGGTGCGGCAGCTCCTGCACGGCCGCCTGCCGAGGTTCCTGGCAATCGGGGTCTTCGTGCTGATGACGGGGGTGCTGGGTTTCCGGCGCACGTTGCTGGACGCCCTCCCCGAGGGCATCGCGGGCACCGTCACCATGGCGACCTACACGTGGATGGGCGTGGCGCTCTGTCTGGTCATCGCGCTCCTGACGCTGGACGTGGGACGGGGCCTCGTCGCCGTGGTGCGACGACTCCGGGCCCGGCCGGCCGCGGCTGCCGCTGAAGTTCCACGGGAGCCCTCGGAACCGCCTGCCGTGGATGAGGAGCGGCGGCGCTTCCTCGGACAGGCGCTGGCGGGCGGGGCCTTCGTCGCGGGTGGCGGGCTGGCCGCGTACGGGAGCTGGCGGGCCTTCTCGCCGCCGCTGGTGACCGAGCTGGCGGTGAAGATTCCGAAGCTGCCCAAGGCGCTGGACGGGCTCAGCATCGTGCAGCTCACCGACATCCACGTGGGCCACTTCATCCAGCAGCGGTACATGGACGCGCTGGTCCAGCAGACCAACGCGCTCCGCCCGGACCTCGTCGCCATCACCGGCGACCTGGTGGACGGAGACGTCCACTCTTTGGGCGGGTTCGTGTCCTCGCTCGGGAGGCTGAAGTCGCGCTTCGGCAGCTACTTCGTCACCGGCAATCACGACTACTACTCCGGTGATGACGAGTGGACGGCGTTCCTCCAGTCGCTCGGCATCCAGGTGCTGCGCAACCGCCACGTGTCCATCGGTGACGCGGGCGGCTCGTTCGACCTGGTGGGCGTGGATGACTGGAGCGGCGGGCGAAGGCGCAACAAGAAGGGCTATGACCTGAACCTGGCGCTCCAGGGGCGGGACCCGGACCGGGCCTCGGTGCTGCTCGCGCACCAGCCGGCGAACTTCAAGGTCGCGGCGGAGCGCGGCGTGGACCTCCAGGTCTCCGGCCACACCCATGGCGGGCAGCTCGCGCCGATGACGCTCTTCATCGGGCTGGCCTGGGAGCACTCGGCCGGGCTCTACCGGCACGCCGACTCACACATCTACGTCAGCCGGGGCTGCGGCTTCTGGGGGCCGCCGATGCGCGTCGGCAGCCCGCCGGAGATCGTGAAGCTGGTGCTGACGGCCTGA
- a CDS encoding SDR family oxidoreductase: MDKVIVITGASAGIGEELARQAGGKGARLVLAARRQQELEAVAARSGSEALAVVTDATRRADMERLRDAALARFGRIDVWVNNAGRGITRSVAELTDEDLDSMWRANVNSALYGMQAALPHFQSRNAGQLVNISSGLARLPTVPHRSAYSAAKHALNALSACLRMELQATHPGITVTVVMPGIVATEFGSNALGGGPDSRVLPGAQSVEDATKVILDAIEHPRPEVYTQPAMQAEVERYYRDVGAYEKEAAARFRR, from the coding sequence ATGGACAAGGTCATCGTCATCACCGGAGCGAGTGCGGGCATCGGCGAGGAGCTGGCGCGGCAGGCGGGAGGGAAGGGCGCGAGGCTGGTCCTCGCCGCGCGCCGTCAACAGGAGCTGGAGGCGGTCGCCGCCCGTTCTGGAAGCGAAGCGCTCGCGGTGGTCACCGATGCCACCCGGCGCGCGGACATGGAGCGGCTGCGCGACGCGGCCCTGGCGCGCTTCGGCCGCATCGACGTCTGGGTGAACAACGCCGGGCGCGGCATCACCCGCTCCGTGGCGGAGCTGACGGACGAGGACCTCGACTCCATGTGGCGCGCCAACGTGAACAGCGCGCTCTACGGAATGCAGGCGGCGCTACCGCACTTCCAGTCACGCAACGCCGGGCAGCTCGTCAACATCTCCAGCGGACTGGCGCGGCTGCCCACCGTGCCGCACCGCTCCGCGTACAGCGCGGCGAAGCATGCGCTCAACGCCCTCAGCGCGTGCCTGCGGATGGAGCTCCAGGCGACACACCCGGGCATCACCGTGACCGTGGTGATGCCGGGCATCGTCGCCACGGAGTTCGGCAGCAATGCGCTGGGCGGAGGCCCGGACTCGCGCGTGCTCCCGGGAGCGCAGAGCGTCGAGGACGCGACGAAGGTCATCCTCGACGCCATCGAGCACCCACGCCCGGAGGTCTACACCCAGCCCGCGATGCAGGCGGAGGTGGAGCGCTACTACCGCGACGTGGGGGCATACGAGAAGGAGGCCGCCGCCCGCTTCCGGCGCTGA
- a CDS encoding GNAT family N-acetyltransferase — protein sequence MSTRFFDTYPELVTDKFRLRQPTLEDVEPLAAIYFQSVFGRYIIGDPPGGVAKMHEKVARDLEAMKRGEVFRWVLCERGQEVPLGNLGLFNWNQHNRSAEIGYVISMSLWGQGVMKELMSAVLRFGFEDIGLHRVEAHVDPSNGASLRVLTRAGFQQEGVLRESFAVTGGYRDTVVLGMLEQDWQR from the coding sequence ATGTCCACCCGATTCTTCGACACGTACCCCGAGCTCGTGACCGACAAGTTCCGGCTGCGCCAACCCACGCTGGAGGATGTCGAGCCGCTGGCCGCCATCTACTTCCAGTCCGTGTTCGGCCGGTACATCATCGGCGACCCGCCGGGTGGCGTCGCGAAGATGCACGAGAAGGTGGCGCGGGACCTGGAAGCCATGAAGCGCGGCGAGGTCTTCCGCTGGGTCCTGTGCGAGCGCGGCCAGGAGGTACCCCTGGGAAACCTGGGGCTGTTCAACTGGAACCAGCACAACCGGAGCGCCGAGATAGGCTACGTCATCAGCATGTCCCTTTGGGGACAGGGCGTGATGAAGGAGCTGATGTCGGCGGTCCTCCGGTTCGGCTTCGAGGACATCGGGCTCCACCGCGTCGAGGCCCATGTGGATCCGAGCAACGGCGCCTCGCTGCGTGTCCTCACCCGGGCGGGCTTCCAGCAGGAGGGCGTGCTGCGGGAGAGCTTCGCCGTGACAGGGGGCTACCGCGACACCGTCGTGCTCGGAATGCTGGAGCAGGATTGGCAGCGCTGA
- a CDS encoding sigma 54-interacting transcriptional regulator codes for MPFLLTLPGGRQVALDKPVVSVGADPACDIVLPAHGLKASHALLFRDERGWSVSTAGKGCDVRVRGKRVDLAPLVPGDTFVVGRATLTLGSSGEAPPPARGGPGEAAPRGQLVAVLTGFASRLLAQRPAEELLDATMRGLAEVTGADVGFLVSVEGPRRQVLCATGPVPEAAVADSLVEQVMASGTPVLVEDVAADAALAGAPSVVALRLTSALVLPLRVGAAPLRAVYLGRRVGTAPFSSVHLEEAMALSSLAALLLATSHELTELRARVDNLTQRIAAATFEGLIGESDAMRHLYRQVERLGPTSLHVLIQGETGTGKEEVARALHRRSGRRGRLVAINCAALPESLIERELFGHTRGAFSGAGTDRAGLVEAADGGTLFLDEIGDMPFALQSRLLRVVQEREVTRLGESRPRKVDMRVISATHQPLKARVAQGTFREDLLYRLDEVRVDVPPLRERGDDVLLIAHHVLKQEDRRARGFTQKATEALRGHPFPGNVRELVSRVKRAAILSSTELIGVEDLELTADAAPLLPLDEARDAFVLRYVREAIARNGGSKKEAARALGIGLRSVFRYLGEEE; via the coding sequence ATGCCGTTCCTGCTGACCCTGCCCGGTGGCCGTCAGGTCGCCCTGGACAAGCCCGTGGTGTCCGTGGGCGCCGACCCGGCCTGTGACATCGTCCTGCCGGCGCATGGCCTGAAGGCCAGCCACGCCCTGCTGTTCCGGGACGAGCGCGGCTGGTCGGTGTCCACCGCCGGCAAGGGCTGTGACGTGCGCGTGCGGGGCAAGCGCGTGGACCTGGCCCCCCTGGTGCCTGGAGACACCTTCGTCGTGGGACGGGCCACGCTGACCCTCGGCTCCTCCGGCGAGGCACCTCCACCGGCACGCGGTGGCCCCGGAGAGGCCGCGCCGCGCGGGCAGCTCGTGGCGGTGCTGACAGGCTTTGCCTCCCGACTGCTCGCGCAGCGCCCCGCGGAGGAACTGCTGGACGCCACCATGCGCGGGCTCGCCGAGGTGACGGGCGCGGACGTGGGCTTCCTGGTGTCGGTGGAGGGACCCCGGCGCCAGGTGCTGTGCGCCACGGGCCCGGTGCCGGAGGCGGCGGTGGCGGACAGCCTGGTGGAGCAGGTCATGGCCTCGGGCACGCCGGTGCTGGTGGAGGACGTGGCCGCGGATGCGGCGCTGGCCGGGGCGCCCAGCGTGGTGGCCCTGCGCCTGACCTCCGCCCTGGTGCTCCCGCTGCGCGTGGGCGCGGCCCCGCTTCGCGCCGTGTACCTCGGCCGCCGCGTGGGCACGGCTCCGTTCTCCTCCGTGCACCTGGAGGAGGCCATGGCCCTGTCCTCGCTGGCCGCGCTGCTGCTGGCCACCTCGCACGAGCTGACGGAGCTGCGTGCGCGCGTGGACAACCTCACACAGCGCATCGCCGCGGCCACCTTCGAAGGGCTCATCGGCGAGTCCGACGCCATGCGCCACCTCTACCGGCAGGTGGAGCGCCTGGGCCCCACGTCCCTCCACGTGCTCATCCAGGGAGAGACGGGCACCGGCAAGGAGGAGGTGGCGCGCGCGCTGCACCGGCGCAGCGGGCGGCGTGGGCGACTGGTGGCCATCAACTGCGCGGCCCTGCCCGAGTCCCTTATCGAGCGCGAGCTGTTCGGCCATACGCGGGGCGCCTTCTCCGGAGCGGGGACGGACCGGGCGGGGCTGGTGGAGGCGGCGGACGGCGGCACGCTCTTCCTGGATGAAATCGGCGACATGCCCTTCGCCCTCCAGTCCCGCCTGCTGCGCGTGGTCCAGGAGCGCGAGGTGACGCGGCTGGGAGAGAGCCGGCCGCGCAAGGTGGACATGCGCGTCATCTCCGCCACGCACCAGCCCCTCAAGGCGCGCGTTGCACAGGGCACCTTCCGGGAGGACCTCCTCTACCGGCTGGACGAGGTGCGCGTAGACGTGCCTCCCCTGCGCGAGCGCGGGGACGACGTGCTCCTCATCGCCCACCACGTGCTGAAGCAGGAGGACCGGCGCGCGAGGGGCTTCACCCAGAAGGCCACCGAGGCGCTGCGGGGTCACCCCTTCCCGGGCAATGTGCGCGAGCTGGTGTCCCGGGTGAAGCGCGCGGCCATCCTCTCCTCGACGGAGCTCATCGGCGTCGAGGACCTGGAGCTGACGGCGGACGCCGCGCCCCTGCTGCCCCTGGACGAGGCGAGGGATGCCTTCGTGCTGCGCTATGTGCGCGAGGCCATTGCCCGGAATGGGGGCAGCAAGAAGGAGGCGGCACGGGCGCTCGGCATCGGGCTGCGGTCCGTGTTTCGCTACCTGGGCGAGGAGGAGTGA
- a CDS encoding latent transforming growth factor beta-binding protein, with product MRNPVLSLLACLALLTLLGCPLDIEVREEDLVCEDEPCGTSCVADAECPDDQRCDGLEDVCVPGPRLTETCSGFGSCQPYASCEESRCEMSCSYGCPPGYRCGPENLCVEECTSGVPETLGDYCETSMDCTRCGFCVADAGGAKRCHQPCSSDGDCPGGTPGSCELIPRSSLRVCRLGQGAP from the coding sequence ATGCGCAACCCCGTCCTGTCGCTCCTCGCGTGCCTCGCCCTGCTGACGCTGCTCGGGTGTCCGCTCGACATCGAGGTGCGCGAAGAGGACCTGGTCTGCGAAGACGAGCCCTGTGGGACGTCATGCGTCGCGGACGCGGAGTGTCCGGACGACCAGCGCTGCGACGGCTTGGAAGACGTGTGCGTGCCGGGGCCGAGACTCACCGAGACGTGCTCGGGCTTCGGCTCGTGCCAGCCGTACGCGAGCTGCGAGGAGAGCCGCTGCGAGATGAGCTGCTCGTACGGCTGCCCACCAGGCTACCGGTGCGGCCCGGAGAACCTCTGCGTCGAGGAGTGCACCTCTGGAGTTCCGGAGACGCTGGGCGACTACTGTGAGACCTCCATGGACTGCACCCGCTGCGGCTTCTGCGTCGCGGACGCGGGCGGCGCGAAGCGGTGCCACCAGCCCTGCAGTTCGGATGGGGACTGTCCCGGCGGCACGCCGGGCTCGTGCGAGCTGATACCTCGGAGCAGCCTCCGCGTCTGCCGACTTGGGCAAGGGGCCCCGTGA
- a CDS encoding serine/threonine-protein kinase: MKDELLAGRYQLEQELGRGGMATVFLARDLRLARRVAVKVMHPGEDGRRAERFRREAELVASLKHPNVLEVHDFGEDAARGPFLVCEWVQGESLRELARRLAPVPPEAAAVVGWELARALEAAHARGVVHRDVKPENVLVSKGGPLKLADFGIAALEDQERFTSTGAITGSLAYMAPERIDTGAWSPASDVYAVGVILFELCTGTTPHAGKGSAHLAVSVMTRDAPPLAEAAPGTPEPLTALVDRCLARDSRDRPANGAELAAGLEAVVARLAGPPAEVSRGFFLEPEAHAARWREARFQRLVGEGRALLAAGEGARAARLLNAALMLRPGASEVLALLRTRPGMRRTKVLGGSVALVGLLATLAVWGWGPWRGGTEPLAPPAQALASAAMETVSPRVPASESDRGTHAGEGTSPPVRSSGSAHGTSGEGDASPRVPGADPAPRVDTEGNSLGLTLAPERATRATTEPAPSHATGRPTETTPPHTAAPVQATPSLTPDRATGRPTEPVPPLTAAPVRSTPAPTKLASHTQPSRTSRSSRTPPAGAEPSRPESVASAPIDPRAVEPAAAPVAPPLTEPQAYATLTVVARPWAEVFVDGQSRGYTPRVREVRLSPGTHRLRFENPLCEAVEEVIQVSARETVSRELNLQVLKAEVSILAPAGARVFVDGVEVGVAPLRGPVRLGHGGHVVSARGPGGAVLRKDIEVVAGARTEVVLGRGP; this comes from the coding sequence ATGAAGGACGAACTGCTGGCCGGGCGCTACCAGTTGGAGCAGGAACTGGGGCGTGGGGGCATGGCCACCGTCTTCCTGGCCAGGGACCTCCGGCTGGCGCGCCGGGTGGCGGTGAAGGTGATGCACCCGGGCGAGGATGGCCGGCGCGCCGAGCGCTTCCGCCGTGAAGCGGAGCTGGTGGCCTCGCTCAAGCACCCCAACGTCCTGGAGGTCCACGACTTCGGCGAGGACGCCGCGCGAGGCCCCTTCCTCGTGTGTGAGTGGGTCCAGGGAGAGAGCCTGCGCGAGCTGGCGCGGCGGCTCGCGCCCGTGCCGCCCGAGGCGGCGGCGGTGGTGGGCTGGGAGCTGGCCCGGGCGCTGGAGGCCGCGCATGCGCGCGGCGTGGTGCACCGGGACGTGAAGCCGGAGAACGTGCTGGTGTCGAAGGGTGGCCCGCTGAAGCTCGCCGACTTCGGCATCGCCGCGCTGGAGGACCAGGAGCGGTTCACCAGCACCGGGGCCATCACGGGCTCGCTGGCGTACATGGCGCCCGAGCGCATCGACACGGGCGCGTGGTCTCCGGCGTCGGACGTGTACGCGGTGGGAGTGATTCTCTTCGAGCTGTGCACCGGCACGACGCCTCATGCGGGCAAGGGCAGCGCGCACCTCGCGGTCTCCGTGATGACCCGGGACGCGCCGCCGCTGGCCGAGGCTGCACCGGGAACTCCCGAGCCGCTGACGGCGCTGGTGGACAGGTGTCTCGCGCGGGACTCGCGCGACCGGCCCGCGAATGGCGCGGAGCTGGCCGCGGGCCTGGAGGCGGTGGTGGCGCGGCTGGCCGGCCCTCCCGCCGAGGTCTCACGAGGCTTCTTCCTGGAGCCTGAGGCGCACGCCGCCCGGTGGCGGGAGGCCCGGTTCCAGCGACTGGTGGGGGAGGGAAGGGCGCTGCTGGCCGCCGGGGAGGGCGCCCGCGCCGCGAGGCTCCTCAACGCAGCGCTGATGCTCCGTCCAGGCGCGTCCGAGGTGCTGGCGCTCCTGCGCACGCGGCCGGGCATGCGCAGGACGAAGGTGCTCGGTGGGAGCGTCGCGCTGGTAGGACTTCTCGCGACGCTCGCGGTCTGGGGATGGGGGCCGTGGCGCGGCGGGACGGAGCCGCTCGCTCCGCCTGCGCAGGCTCTCGCGTCTGCTGCCATGGAGACTGTGTCGCCGCGGGTTCCCGCGTCGGAGTCGGACCGTGGCACGCATGCTGGAGAGGGCACCTCGCCGCCCGTGCGCTCGTCAGGGTCGGCGCATGGCACATCCGGGGAAGGGGACGCCTCGCCTCGCGTTCCAGGTGCGGACCCGGCTCCTCGCGTGGACACAGAGGGGAACTCATTGGGGCTTACGCTCGCTCCGGAGCGAGCGACTCGCGCGACGACGGAGCCAGCCCCCTCTCACGCTACAGGTCGCCCCACGGAGACTACGCCGCCGCATACGGCCGCGCCGGTCCAAGCCACTCCCTCGCTCACGCCGGACCGCGCCACGGGTCGCCCCACGGAGCCCGTGCCGCCGCTCACGGCCGCGCCGGTCCGGTCCACTCCCGCTCCCACGAAGCTGGCCTCGCACACCCAGCCATCACGCACGTCCCGTTCCTCGCGCACGCCGCCAGCGGGAGCGGAGCCCAGCCGTCCCGAGTCCGTGGCGTCAGCGCCCATCGACCCTCGCGCGGTGGAGCCGGCTGCGGCACCTGTCGCTCCTCCGCTCACCGAGCCGCAGGCGTATGCGACGCTGACCGTGGTGGCACGTCCGTGGGCGGAGGTCTTCGTGGACGGCCAGAGTCGGGGCTACACGCCCCGCGTCCGCGAGGTGCGCCTGTCGCCGGGCACGCACCGGCTTCGCTTCGAGAACCCGCTGTGTGAAGCCGTGGAGGAGGTCATCCAGGTCTCGGCCAGAGAGACGGTGTCGCGAGAGCTCAACCTCCAGGTACTCAAGGCGGAGGTGTCCATCCTCGCGCCCGCCGGTGCGCGGGTCTTCGTCGACGGAGTGGAAGTCGGCGTGGCGCCGCTTCGCGGGCCCGTGCGGCTCGGGCATGGGGGGCACGTGGTCTCGGCCCGGGGACCTGGAGGAGCGGTGCTGAGAAAGGACATCGAGGTGGTCGCGGGCGCGCGGACCGAAGTGGTGCTGGGGCGCGGGCCATGA
- a CDS encoding tetratricopeptide repeat protein, which produces MTGLVVALVLASSSALGPAREAYQSGELARARTALEALLHPLQLKNPTEEAEAHLLLAATYHAGEDPARAEQEVVEGLAVDPDAKLDPLVYPPDFIAFVERVRTVHRQRISDRAAQRRPPVLVPPPATVRPRPATTSMALYQPRPPSRGWYLVPFGVGHLIHGRPTKGTVLAVTQGLTFAVSAASLGTALSLRGPDGRYSAEDARTARGLNISYLVGAYAFAALYAYGVLDGLVLTPEPVAPRGPQG; this is translated from the coding sequence ATGACGGGACTCGTCGTCGCCCTGGTGCTGGCGTCCTCCTCTGCTCTCGGGCCCGCCCGCGAGGCGTATCAGTCCGGTGAGCTGGCGCGGGCCCGCACGGCGCTGGAGGCGCTGCTCCACCCCCTCCAGCTGAAGAACCCCACCGAGGAGGCCGAGGCCCACCTGCTGTTGGCCGCCACGTACCACGCGGGTGAAGACCCGGCCCGGGCAGAGCAGGAAGTGGTGGAGGGGCTCGCGGTGGACCCCGACGCGAAGCTGGACCCACTGGTATACCCGCCCGACTTCATTGCCTTCGTCGAGCGCGTGCGCACCGTACACCGGCAACGCATCTCCGACCGGGCGGCCCAGCGCCGTCCGCCCGTGCTCGTACCGCCCCCGGCCACCGTGAGGCCCCGGCCAGCGACGACGAGCATGGCCCTGTACCAACCACGTCCGCCCTCGCGTGGCTGGTACCTGGTGCCCTTCGGCGTGGGACACCTGATTCACGGCCGGCCCACGAAGGGCACGGTGCTGGCCGTGACGCAGGGGCTCACCTTCGCCGTGTCCGCGGCCTCGCTGGGCACGGCGCTGTCGCTGCGAGGCCCCGACGGCAGGTACTCCGCCGAGGACGCGCGCACGGCCCGGGGGCTCAACATCTCCTACCTCGTCGGGGCCTATGCCTTCGCGGCGCTCTACGCCTATGGCGTCCTGGACGGGCTCGTCCTGACGCCCGAGCCGGTCGCGCCGCGAGGCCCTCAGGGCTGA